The nucleotide window GGCATCGTGCGGGTGGCCCCTGGGACCTTTACCGTGATCGGCTACATCGGCACCATCGCGATGCTCTGGGTGGGTGGAGAGGTCCTCTCCCACAACCTTGAGCACTTTGGCCTGAAATACCCTTACGCATTTATCGAGCACGCCGAGCATGCCGTGTCCAACCCGGTGCTCGCCTGGATCTGTAAAACAGCTGTCTCCTGTCTGATCGGCATGCTGGTCGGCTGCATCTTCGCACTGCTGTGGACAGGCATTCACAAGGTGCTGCCCAAACGCAAGCAGCACGCGAAGGCATGAAGTTGCACAAAGAGCAGCACCGTGACATTCGGAGACAGCCACTGTTTGGAGTATTGCGGCAAGCCTGGCTCTGGCGCTCCCTGCTTGCTTTGGTGGCTGGTTTGCTCGTCTACGCCGCCTTTCCTCCTCCACTCAGTGGCGCCTTGCCGCTACAGGGATCGTGGTGGTTGGCGCCAGCTGGTGTGGCCCTATGGGCTGCCTTGTTGAGGGATACCAGCCCCTTGCGCGCTGCGGGTCTTGGCTCCTGCTTCGGCCTGGGGCTGTTTGCTCCGCTGCTGCACTTCGCGGCGGTAGCCATGGGCAACCCCATCGGTTGGATAGCCCTGACGGCCACTGAGCTGATTTACCTGGCTGTTTTAGGTCTGGCCTGGGCCTTTGTCAGTGGTCTGCCGCGTATGCGCTCCGATGCCCTCTGGTGGGCGAGCTTCGCCCGGGTCGGTGCCTTCACCCTGCTTTGGTGTGGCATGGAGGAACTGCGGTCCTCCTGGCCCCTGGGCGGATTGCCCTTCGGACGCCTAGCTTTCGCGGCGGCTGACACGCCTATGTTGCCGATTGCTGCCTATGGTGGCTCGATTGCGCTCACTGCCTGTCTGGCATGCCTAGGGGCGAGCCTGGCGGAGGTAGTGCTGGCAGTGCGGGCGTCCCGCTGGCAGACGGTGGTGCAGATGCTGGCCAGCGGTTTACTGGTCATGGTTCTGCCAACGCTTTTGCCTTTGGACACACAGGCGCAGGCGGGGACGCTGCGTGTGGCGGCCGTGCAAGGCAATGTCGCTGAGGACTTTGAGGATGCCTTCAACCGAGCCCTAGAGGTGACCACAAACCACCTGGAAGCCACTCGCAGTGTGGTGCAGGAGACAGGCGTGGGCGGCGTGGATGTGATCATCTGGCCTGAGAATTCCGCAGACCTCGACCCACGCGACGAGCCCGACGCTGCTGCTGTGGTGCAGGAGGCGGCCACGACTGCCGGTGCGCCAGTGCTCGTGGGTGCGATCAGGTATGTGGAGGACGCTGCCTCGGGCCGAACAGTCCGCTACAACGACCTGTTGTTGTGGGACCAGGAACAAGGTGCGGGGGAGTACTACCGCAAACACCAGCCAGTGCCTTTCGCCGAATACATTCCCTGGCGCGGCTCCGTCCGTCATATCACCACGCAGGTTGACCGGATCGGCATTGACCTGCTGCCCGGCACCGGGGGGCACACCCTAAAGGTTCGCGCAGCCTCCCAGGACCGGGAGGTGCCGCTCGCCGTCGGTATCTGTTTTGAGGTCGCCTATGACTCCGCCCTGCGCGCTGGGGTACGCGAGGGGGGTGAGCTGATTGTGGTGCCCACAAACAACGCCAGCTTCCTGCACTCCTCTGAACCTGGGCAGCAACTCGCACAAGGCCGCGTACAAGCGGTAGTGCACGGACGCGCTGTCGTCCAAGCCTCCACGGTGGGAATCACCGCGATCATCAATCCGGCCGGGCAGGTTGAGCAGTCCACCAAGGCCTACACACAGGCTGGCCTGGTTGCGGAGGTGCCTCTGCGGACTTCGCAGACTTGGGCCGATCGCCTGGGCCGCTGGCCGGGCATCCTGCTGGAACTTGGCGCAGCAGCTCTGGCGCTGACCGGTATCGTTGGCACCACAATTGACGTGATCGCGCGCAGACGCGCACGGCGTCGCTGAAAGACTCTGGAAGGCCTAACGTGAAGACCTTGGTCGTGATCCCGACATTCAACGAGATCGACTCCTTGCCCGGCGCGCTGGACCGTGTGCGCAAGGCACTGCCTACTGGCCACATCCTGGTGGTTGACGATGCCTCACCGGATGGCACTGGCGCCTACGCTGACGAGCGCGCCACCGCAGACGAGCATATTCACGTCTTGCACCGCACGGAGAAGAATGGGCTTGGCCCCGCCTACCTGGCAGGCTTTGACTGGGCGTTGGGGGAAGGCTACGAGCTGGTCTGCGAGATGGACGCCGATGGCTCCCACCGTGCCGAGGACCTGGCCTTGCTCGTGCAGCGTGCGGAGATGGCGGACGCCCCCGACCTGGTCATTGGCTCACGCTGGGTTTCCGGCGGTGCCACCCAGGGCTGGGACGCCAAGCGTGTGGCCCTTTCTCGGGCCGGAAACCTTTACATCTCCGCCATGCTTGGTATGCGCGTCAAGGACGCCACCGCGGGCTTCCGCGTCTACCGTGCGGACCTTCTACGCCGTCTGGACCTGGCCAAGGTGGAGGCCCTCGGCTACGGCTTCCAGGTGAACATGACTAAGCTCGTGGACGAGGTAGGCGGCCGCATTGTGGAGATGCCAATCACTTTCCTGGAACGCGAGGCCGGTGAGTCTAAGCTCTCTGGCGGAATCTTCACGGAGGAACTCTCCTTGGTGACGCGTTGGGGCCTAGCTAAGCGCGGCGCGCAGGCGCTGGATCTCGCTCAAAAAGGCATCGACGTCGCAGCTGACGCTTTGGCCAAGTTCCGTAAGCAGCGCTGACGGTGCGTTCAGCAATCACGACGACGGCGGTGCCGCTCTCCATGCGGGAGCTCGGCACCGCCGCCAACTGCGAATAACCTGTTATAACGCGTTGCGGGGCAGGATTGGCCGCCTAGCGGCTGCTGAGTGAACTGCTCACATACGCTCGCGGTAGATCTCACCGGTGCGCAGCATTTCCAGCCGCTCGTCCAGGAGGACTTTGAGTTCGTCAATGCTGCGGCGCTCCAGGAGCATGTCCCAGTGGGTACGAGGGGCCTTCTTGGGGGACTCAGCCTCCTGCTCCTCCTCACCGCGCAGGCTTGCCACCTGGCTGCACTCCGGGCACTCCCAGGTGGGGGGCACTTCCGCCTCCACGGACATCGGCAGCGTGGTGATGTGCCCGAGAGGGCACTCGTAGCTGACGCTCATCCGCTCGGCGAACTCAACACCCTCCTCGGTCTCCATCGACTTTGCGCCAATGGTCATCCCTCGCAGTGCGCGGTCAGCCATGCTTTTGCCTCTCCTAGGTGTCTGGGTTTGATGGGCCGGGACCCATCAGATGAGCAACGCCTCCGCTGGCAGGTTTGTTCCCGGCGGGCGCACCGCCTGACATCCTACCGGTTTCCCCGGATAGGCCGGGCTTACACCACAGTGATTGGCATTCCGGAGCCGCCCCTTTGGACAAGTGTTTTGGGTGATACTTGGTGCATGACTCCCAAGCGCATTGGCATCCTGACCGCTGGGGGCGACGCCCCTGGCCTGAACGCAGCTATTCGTGGCTTCGGTAAGGCCGCAATTCAAGAGCATGGTTGGGAGTTGATCGGCTTCCGCGACGGTATGCGCGGCCTGGCTGAGAACCGCACCATCGAGTTAGACGGCAGCGCCCTGGCGGGTATCCTCACCATCGGCGGCACCATGCTGGGTACGAGCCGGGACAAGGTTCACCGCATGTTGGTGGACGGCGAGATCCGGGACATGACCCCCACCATTGTCGAGAACTACGAGGCTAACAAGCTTGATGCTCTGGTTTGCCTAGGCGGTGGGGGCACTGCGAAGAACGCGAAACGGTTGATGGACGCCGGTCTGAACGTGTTGCACCTGCCCAAGACGATCGATAACGACATCGTGGGCACGGACTCATCTTTTGGCTTCTCCACAGCACTGGAGATCGCTACTGAGGCGGTGGACCGCCTGCACTCCACGGCTCACTCGCACCACCGGATCATCCTCACCGAGATCATGGGGCACCGGGCTGGCTGGCTGGCCCTAGGCGCTGGTGTCGCAGGTGGTGCAGATGTGATCCTACTACCGGAGATTCCCTACGACGTCGACGCGATCGCGGAGCGCATTGAACGGCGCCGCGTCTACGGCTCCACCTTCTCCGTGGTGGCGGTGGCCGAGGGTGCTTTGAGCAAGGTCGACCGGGCGGAGATCGACGACGCTCAGGCCCTGGTGGCTGATGCTTCAAGCCCTGAGGCCAAGGCGGCTGCTAAGCGGGGTGTGAAGCGGCTTGAGGCCTCACACCGGGCCAACACCTTCACGCTGGCCACCCAGTTGGAGGAGCGCACTGGTCTGGAGGCGCGCGTGACCATCCTGGGTTACGTGCAGCGTGGTGGCACTCCGAACGCCGCTGACCGGCTACTCGGCACGCGTCTGGGTGTGGCTGGTGCACAGGCTGTGGCCGAGGGGAACTTCGGGGTTATGGTCGGTGACCGAGGCACGGGCACGGAGCTGGTACCGCTCAAGCAGGTGGCAGGCAAGGTTAAGCAGGTGCCCCGGGACCACGAGTGGATCCAGACGGCCCGTTCCGTGGGCACGGCCCTGGGGGACTGAGACTGGTGGGACGGTTAAGACGGCTGAGACGGCGTTACCGAAGCAGCTGAGGACAACCTGAGTCAGGTTCAGGGAAACCTAGTGTGCTTATGACAAACGGAGGGCTGATGGGACCGCATCGCTGAGCAGGCCTGGCTGCAGCTCTCGTGCGAAGGCCAGGACCCGGCTCGGTTTAACGGTGGCCAGACCAGGTTCAGCCAATTCGCCGATAATGTACATTATGTCATTTCGGGTGTGGCGTTGCCCCCACAGCCACCCCGTACAAGCCTTAAGACATAGGCTCAACCCATGCTGACCCCGGCGAGTCCTACTCCCTTCCCCACGGCGGTCTTCCTGGGAGATTCGGTCACCACTGGCTGGCACTCCGTGACGCACCCTCGCAACCGTTGGACCTCGCTGGTCTGTGAGCACCTGCGCTGGCGCGAGGTCAACCTGGCCGCCGACGGCCTAGGCTTCTTCTGCCGTCGCGGCGGAAACCTCCCAGGTGGCTCGCGCTCACCCTCGGCCTGCGACAAGACCTGGCTTGAGGCCGTATTGCGTTGCGAGCCAGACCTGGTGACTGTCTCTCTCGGCCTGAACGACGCCGCCTTGCTACCTTCCCAGCTTGAGCTGGTCCGCCAGGCAGTTGCACACGACCTGGAGTTCCTCCATTCCCGCCTGCCGGGCACACCTGTGCTCATCGCGCCCTTCTTCCCCTGGTTGGACCGTGGGCCGCGCTTCGCCGTCGTGCGCACCATGATCCACGACGCCGCCGCCGCTGCCGGATTACAATCCACAGACGCCGCCAGCCAGGCGGTCAATGGCGAGGAGGACAAACTCGTTGGAGATCTGGTGCATCCCAACGACGCCGGTCACGCCGCCATCGCCCGCGCCATGATTGCGCTCTACCGCAGCCACTTTCCCATGCTGTGCGCGCTGGAACACGGTATAGACGCGTCCTAGGCCCGATTCGGTTGCAGCCAGATATTCTGCAAATGGCGTTCTTGCAGCTGTCCCCTATGATGATCGGCGTATAGACACCCGGCTGCGTACAAGAGAGGAACGCCGTGACAGAGCGCCGCGAACCCACGCTCGCTGACGTCGCGAAGATCGCAGGCGTCTCCCTGACCACAGTTTCCCGCGTACTGAACAACCGCGGCTACCTTTCTCAGCGTACGCGTGATGCCGTCGCTGACGCGATCAAAGAACTGAACTACCGGCCCAACCAGCTTGCCCGCGCCCTCCACGGCATGTCCACACAGACGATCGGATTGATCGTGCCCTCCACCGCGCTCCCCTTCTTTGGCGAGTTGGCGGTCGGCGTTGAAAACGCTTTGGCAGAGCATGGCTACCGCATCCTGATCTGCTCCTCCATGGGCAATGTTGAGCGCGAGAAACAGTACCTGGACCTCTTGCTCTCCAATCGTGTGGACGGCATCATCACCGGCGCCCACAACGAGAACATCACCGAGTACGCCACCGTCCGCATGCCGCTGGTCTCAATCGACCGTGAAATCCCTGGTGTCCCCAATATCCGTTGTGACAACGCCGCCGGAGGGCGCCTCGCCACGCAGCACCTGCTCGACGGCGGCGCCAAGCGTCCAGCCCTGATCTGCTCCTCTACCGGACCACGCAATCTTCGAGAGACCGGCTACCGTGAGGCACTGTCGAGAGTCGACGTCAAGCCCGTGATTCTCACCGTGCCTTTCCACACACCTGATGCCGAACGTGAGCAGCTCATTTTCAAGGGACTGGACTCTGTGGCCAGCCAGATCGACTCCGTCTTTGCCACAGACGACCTCACTGCCGCGACAGTCCTGGACTGGGCCCGCTCTCGCGACCTCAAGGTGCCCGAAGACTTCACGGTCGTTGGCTTTGACGGGACGACGGCACTACGCCGTGCCCTACCAGGCCTGACGACCATCCGGCAGCCCATTGCTGAGCTAGCGGAGCGTGCGGTGGAGATCTTGGTGGCTCAAATCGCCAAGCGGGAGGCTGGCGCAGAAGTATGCGGCGATACTCCCCCACTCCCCTGCGTTCTCCCCGTGGAGTTGGTGCCTGGCTGGACTGCCTGACCCGCCCCTGTGGCGGGTAACACACTTACGGCACAGAGTGTCCCGCCCCGCATCATGCGGAGGCGGGACACTCGCCTGTTACGAGATCAGGCCTTCACTGTGGCGGGCTCCACCTGGTAAAGGTCTCCCCCGCGCGTCACAGTTCCCGAAGCCTTACCAATCAGCCCTGCGAATTGGGCGCCGTTGGAGACGACTACCGGGGTGACAGTTTGGTAGCCAGCTGTCTTTACGGCATCCCAGTCAACGTCCACAAGCACCTGACCCTTGCGGACCTGGTCACCCTGCTTGACCTTGGGGCTGAAGCCCTTGCCCTCCATCTTCACGGTGTCCATGCCTACGTGCACCAGCACCTCAATTCCGCTGACGGAGCGGATGCCGTAGGCGTGACCGGTCGGGAAGGCCAGGATGACCTCGCCATCCAAGGGCGATACCACGGCTCCCCCGTTCGGCTCGACCGCTAGGCCGTCGCCCAGGGCGCCGGAGGAGAACACGGCGTCCTCCACCTCATTCAAGGGGATCACCTTGCCTGCCAGCGGTGAGGCGACCGTGAAGTCCTGCTCGGCATCGGCAGGCAGCGGCTCAACAACAGCAGCCTCCTCAGCCTCTTCTTCCCCCAGGCTGGCTTTGCCTCGTGGAGTGGTCGCGTAGGCGAAGGCTGCACCGAAGGAGGCGATGAAGGTCAGAACCTCAAGCACCAGATACATGGGGATGTCATCGGGCTGGATAGACACCAGGCCCACGAAGCCTGCTGCGCCAAGTGCCTGGCCACGCACATCAAACAGGGCCACCCCCATCGAGCCGAGGGCAGCCGCGCCCATGGCCACGAAGAAGGGCCAGCGCAGACGCAGGTTCACACCAAAGATCGCAGGCTCAGTGATACCAAAAACGGCGGATGCGCCACCAGCGCCGGCCAGACCCTTCAGTTTGGCGTCGCGGGTCTTGAAGAAGACCGCCAAAGCGGCAGCCCCCTGAGCTACGTTGGCCATGGAGGCGATCGGGAAGATGAAGTCACCCACACCACTGGTGATAAGCGGGATCTCCACGGCAGGGAAGGACTGGTGCAGACCGGTTACGACGATCGGCGAGTAGACCAAACCGAACAGCAGTCCACCGAAGATTGACAAGTGATCGTAGCCCCAGGAGATGCCGTTGGTCAGCCCCTCGGCGATGAGTCGGGTGACTGGGCCGATCGCGATAAACGCCAGGAAGCCCGTCACAAGCATCGTTACCAATGGTGTGAGCAAGAAGTCCACCGTGCCCTTGAGTCGTTTGTGCAGCCACTTCTCGATCACGCACATGACAAAGGTAACCGCCAGCGTGGGGATCACCTGCGCCTGGTAACCAATCTTGGCCACCTGCATCCCGAACAGGTGCCAGTACTCCACCGGGGTCTCGCCAGCCAGCGCGGAACCGGTATCCCACGCGTTCAGCAGCTCGGAGGAGACCATGGCGCCACCAATGGCGGCTCCCAGGTAGACGTTGCCGCCAAAACGCTTGGCGGCAGAGAAGCCGATGAGAATCGGCAGGAAGGAGAAAGCCGCCGCAGAGATCATGTTGATCAGAGCGGCGTAGTCGGTCAACCAGGAGAACTTGTCCACCAGGGAGTACAGACCCTCGGGGTTCTGCTCGGTGATGTAGTCGGAGCCGGAGAAGAAGTTGGCGGTCAGAACGTTGTTGATCGCCATCATCAGACCGCCAGCAATCAGGGCTGGAAGGACGGGGACGAAGATGTCCGCGATCATCTTGATGAAACGCGAGAAGGGGTTGCCACCCTGGGCGGCCTCCTCCTTGGCCTCATCCTTGGAGACCTCGCGCACTCCCCCATCGGTGACCATGTGCTTGTAGACGACGTCGACGTCGCCGGGGCCCACGATGATCTGGTACATGCCTCCGGCCACGAATGTGCCCTTAAGGTCCGGATCAGCGTCGAGTGCTTTCTGGTCAACCAGTTCCAGGTCGGCGAGCACTAGGCGCAGGCGGGTCGCGCAGTGCGCGGCCGCAGAGATGTTGTCGACGCCTCCAACATATCGGATGACGTCCCTCGCCACGCGGGCGTGATCCATAGCCACCCGGGGCTCCTTTCTCAAGAGGTGATGCTGTGTTCGAGAGGGTGATTGCTTGCTCGTCTTCGAGCCCTACTGGGCCACACGCCGATAGCGTTGTGCGTCACCATCGACGTATGTCAAACGTGTGACATGCTAGCGTGACACGAAGGTCAGCACAAGCGGTTTGACACAAAGCAACAATGCTCCGGGTCGATTTCCCAGTCAGTCCCGCCGAACGACCTGCAACGTGGCCAGCCTCTGGCTCGTCTCCGAACGCAGACGTACCCCCGTGGCACCATGCTGCGAGAAGGTGCGGAGCGTGAACGCCAAGGCACCATCGCCGAAGTACAGCTCCGTGACGGAGGCGTCGTGCAGCACCTCCACCTGCGTACCCGCCCCCGCAGGCAGCGTCACTACTCGTCTCGCACCATGCTGGGAGTAGCGCGAGGTGCTGCGATCTACCGTCAGCACGTCGCCGTCGACGACGATGTCAACGTGACAGTTATTCGCCCCTATCCGCATCCCCCAAGAGGGCCGTTCACCCGCGGCTGTGCGCAGGGCGAGTTGCCAGTGTCTAGATCCGCTTAGCTTGGGCACAGCCTGCCAGTCGGCGTGAAGTTCGGCGCCAGCGGGCGCTGAGCCACTACCTACCGCCTCCCAGCCCGTTGACACCGCTGGTCGCTGCACCAGCCGACCGTCCCGTAGCGACAACACGCGGGGCACGGTCATTGTGTGCACCCACCCCCCGGAGTCAACAGAGGGCTGATCGTCTTCCGAGGCGTTCCCAGCCCAGCCCATGAGCAGCGTTGGCCCCGGTTCACTGGGGCGGCGAGCGAAGACCTGGGGTGCGTAGAACTCGAAGCCCCGATCCACCTCGTAGAAGCTGCCGTCGCACTCGCGCAGCGTCAGGCCATCAAGCACGCCCACGGTGTACACGCAAGGGAAGATGTTCTCGTAGCCCTCACCCTGGGGGGTAATGCCCTGGGGGCAGAAGATCAGTACGTCCCGCTCCTGGCCAGTCACCTCATCGGTCAACTGCACGAGGTTTGGGCACTCCCACATGTAGCCCAGGTGGTCCATCGCGCCGCCAGCGTCGGGGAAACTGAGCTCACCCTCGAA belongs to Actinomyces trachealis and includes:
- a CDS encoding RNA polymerase-binding protein RbpA: MADRALRGMTIGAKSMETEEGVEFAERMSVSYECPLGHITTLPMSVEAEVPPTWECPECSQVASLRGEEEQEAESPKKAPRTHWDMLLERRSIDELKVLLDERLEMLRTGEIYRERM
- a CDS encoding polyprenol monophosphomannose synthase, whose translation is MKTLVVIPTFNEIDSLPGALDRVRKALPTGHILVVDDASPDGTGAYADERATADEHIHVLHRTEKNGLGPAYLAGFDWALGEGYELVCEMDADGSHRAEDLALLVQRAEMADAPDLVIGSRWVSGGATQGWDAKRVALSRAGNLYISAMLGMRVKDATAGFRVYRADLLRRLDLAKVEALGYGFQVNMTKLVDEVGGRIVEMPITFLEREAGESKLSGGIFTEELSLVTRWGLAKRGAQALDLAQKGIDVAADALAKFRKQR
- a CDS encoding PTS beta-glucoside transporter subunit IIBCA, with product MDHARVARDVIRYVGGVDNISAAAHCATRLRLVLADLELVDQKALDADPDLKGTFVAGGMYQIIVGPGDVDVVYKHMVTDGGVREVSKDEAKEEAAQGGNPFSRFIKMIADIFVPVLPALIAGGLMMAINNVLTANFFSGSDYITEQNPEGLYSLVDKFSWLTDYAALINMISAAAFSFLPILIGFSAAKRFGGNVYLGAAIGGAMVSSELLNAWDTGSALAGETPVEYWHLFGMQVAKIGYQAQVIPTLAVTFVMCVIEKWLHKRLKGTVDFLLTPLVTMLVTGFLAFIAIGPVTRLIAEGLTNGISWGYDHLSIFGGLLFGLVYSPIVVTGLHQSFPAVEIPLITSGVGDFIFPIASMANVAQGAAALAVFFKTRDAKLKGLAGAGGASAVFGITEPAIFGVNLRLRWPFFVAMGAAALGSMGVALFDVRGQALGAAGFVGLVSIQPDDIPMYLVLEVLTFIASFGAAFAYATTPRGKASLGEEEAEEAAVVEPLPADAEQDFTVASPLAGKVIPLNEVEDAVFSSGALGDGLAVEPNGGAVVSPLDGEVILAFPTGHAYGIRSVSGIEVLVHVGMDTVKMEGKGFSPKVKQGDQVRKGQVLVDVDWDAVKTAGYQTVTPVVVSNGAQFAGLIGKASGTVTRGGDLYQVEPATVKA
- a CDS encoding LacI family DNA-binding transcriptional regulator gives rise to the protein MTERREPTLADVAKIAGVSLTTVSRVLNNRGYLSQRTRDAVADAIKELNYRPNQLARALHGMSTQTIGLIVPSTALPFFGELAVGVENALAEHGYRILICSSMGNVEREKQYLDLLLSNRVDGIITGAHNENITEYATVRMPLVSIDREIPGVPNIRCDNAAGGRLATQHLLDGGAKRPALICSSTGPRNLRETGYREALSRVDVKPVILTVPFHTPDAEREQLIFKGLDSVASQIDSVFATDDLTAATVLDWARSRDLKVPEDFTVVGFDGTTALRRALPGLTTIRQPIAELAERAVEILVAQIAKREAGAEVCGDTPPLPCVLPVELVPGWTA
- a CDS encoding SGNH/GDSL hydrolase family protein, which produces MLTPASPTPFPTAVFLGDSVTTGWHSVTHPRNRWTSLVCEHLRWREVNLAADGLGFFCRRGGNLPGGSRSPSACDKTWLEAVLRCEPDLVTVSLGLNDAALLPSQLELVRQAVAHDLEFLHSRLPGTPVLIAPFFPWLDRGPRFAVVRTMIHDAAAAAGLQSTDAASQAVNGEEDKLVGDLVHPNDAGHAAIARAMIALYRSHFPMLCALEHGIDAS
- the lnt gene encoding apolipoprotein N-acyltransferase — protein: MKLHKEQHRDIRRQPLFGVLRQAWLWRSLLALVAGLLVYAAFPPPLSGALPLQGSWWLAPAGVALWAALLRDTSPLRAAGLGSCFGLGLFAPLLHFAAVAMGNPIGWIALTATELIYLAVLGLAWAFVSGLPRMRSDALWWASFARVGAFTLLWCGMEELRSSWPLGGLPFGRLAFAAADTPMLPIAAYGGSIALTACLACLGASLAEVVLAVRASRWQTVVQMLASGLLVMVLPTLLPLDTQAQAGTLRVAAVQGNVAEDFEDAFNRALEVTTNHLEATRSVVQETGVGGVDVIIWPENSADLDPRDEPDAAAVVQEAATTAGAPVLVGAIRYVEDAASGRTVRYNDLLLWDQEQGAGEYYRKHQPVPFAEYIPWRGSVRHITTQVDRIGIDLLPGTGGHTLKVRAASQDREVPLAVGICFEVAYDSALRAGVREGGELIVVPTNNASFLHSSEPGQQLAQGRVQAVVHGRAVVQASTVGITAIINPAGQVEQSTKAYTQAGLVAEVPLRTSQTWADRLGRWPGILLELGAAALALTGIVGTTIDVIARRRARRR
- a CDS encoding glycoside hydrolase family 32 protein; protein product: MAEDLQAMALAATASSKAQQDPDYPSYHLAPPVGRLNDPNGLLVDGETYHAFFQFTPSHPARKLVYWGHATSTDLLTWQHHEPAIAPDSPYDANGAYSGTALVLDDTETDGAPEHARYQLFYTGNLKDPETDERTASQCLVTSPDLQHFHKFAANPLIPSHAPGYTAHYRDPQVFRDPNRPGEYRMLVGAQRVNETGGAVFYRSRDLVYWDFEGELSFPDAGGAMDHLGYMWECPNLVQLTDEVTGQERDVLIFCPQGITPQGEGYENIFPCVYTVGVLDGLTLRECDGSFYEVDRGFEFYAPQVFARRPSEPGPTLLMGWAGNASEDDQPSVDSGGWVHTMTVPRVLSLRDGRLVQRPAVSTGWEAVGSGSAPAGAELHADWQAVPKLSGSRHWQLALRTAAGERPSWGMRIGANNCHVDIVVDGDVLTVDRSTSRYSQHGARRVVTLPAGAGTQVEVLHDASVTELYFGDGALAFTLRTFSQHGATGVRLRSETSQRLATLQVVRRD
- a CDS encoding 6-phosphofructokinase, with product MTPKRIGILTAGGDAPGLNAAIRGFGKAAIQEHGWELIGFRDGMRGLAENRTIELDGSALAGILTIGGTMLGTSRDKVHRMLVDGEIRDMTPTIVENYEANKLDALVCLGGGGTAKNAKRLMDAGLNVLHLPKTIDNDIVGTDSSFGFSTALEIATEAVDRLHSTAHSHHRIILTEIMGHRAGWLALGAGVAGGADVILLPEIPYDVDAIAERIERRRVYGSTFSVVAVAEGALSKVDRAEIDDAQALVADASSPEAKAAAKRGVKRLEASHRANTFTLATQLEERTGLEARVTILGYVQRGGTPNAADRLLGTRLGVAGAQAVAEGNFGVMVGDRGTGTELVPLKQVAGKVKQVPRDHEWIQTARSVGTALGD